A genome region from Brachymonas denitrificans includes the following:
- the virB11 gene encoding P-type DNA transfer ATPase VirB11 produces the protein MSPPFDGAPGIGPDGLSDSFLQHQYQVLGIAELLSRPDVTEICINRPGGVYLETRGGWQWLPVDGLSYERARHFCTTVVNESNTGQRITAAEPMVSLTFPSGQRAQFVVPPAVEAGTVSITIRLPSRDTRSLEQYACEGFFGGIAAGQHALSAHDAELLQLRDSGDYASFFRQAVLYRKNIVVSGATGSGKTTFMKSLVHHIPPEERLITIEDARELFIRQPNVVHLLYSKGGQGIGNLTAKMCLEACLRMKPDRILLAELRGDESFYFIRNCASGHPGSITSCHAGSVAQTWDQLALMVKASPEGAGLEFDVIQRLLRQTIDIVVHMQAHAGQRRITGISFEPEGSAKAGEPAP, from the coding sequence ATGAGCCCGCCTTTCGACGGCGCACCGGGGATAGGCCCAGACGGACTTTCGGACAGTTTTCTGCAGCACCAGTATCAGGTGCTGGGGATTGCCGAGCTGCTGTCCCGGCCTGACGTGACGGAAATCTGCATCAACCGCCCCGGCGGGGTGTATCTGGAAACACGCGGCGGCTGGCAGTGGCTGCCCGTGGACGGCCTGAGCTACGAGCGTGCACGGCACTTCTGCACCACGGTAGTGAACGAAAGCAATACCGGGCAGCGCATCACGGCGGCCGAGCCGATGGTATCGCTGACCTTTCCATCCGGGCAACGCGCGCAGTTCGTGGTGCCGCCCGCGGTCGAGGCCGGCACGGTGTCCATCACCATCCGCCTGCCATCGCGCGACACGCGCAGTCTTGAGCAATATGCGTGCGAGGGCTTCTTCGGCGGCATTGCCGCCGGCCAGCACGCCCTGAGCGCACACGATGCAGAGCTGCTGCAACTGCGCGACTCCGGCGATTACGCCTCCTTTTTTCGCCAGGCCGTGTTGTACCGCAAGAACATCGTGGTGTCCGGCGCCACCGGCAGTGGCAAGACGACCTTCATGAAATCACTGGTGCATCACATTCCGCCCGAAGAGCGGCTGATCACCATCGAGGATGCGCGTGAACTCTTCATCCGGCAGCCCAACGTGGTGCACCTGCTCTACTCCAAGGGCGGCCAGGGCATTGGCAATCTCACCGCAAAGATGTGCCTGGAAGCCTGCCTGCGCATGAAACCGGACCGCATCCTGCTGGCCGAGCTGCGTGGGGATGAGTCCTTCTACTTCATCCGCAACTGCGCGTCCGGCCACCCCGGCTCCATCACCAGCTGCCATGCCGGCAGCGTGGCCCAGACCTGGGACCAGCTGGCGCTGATGGTCAAGGCCTCGCCCGAAGGTGCCGGGCTGGAGTTTGACGTCATCCAGCGGCTGCTGCGCCAAACCATCGACATCGTGGTGCATATGCAGGCCCATGCGGGACAGCGGCGCATTACGGGGATCAGCTTCGAGCCTGAAGGCAGTGCAAAAGCGGGGGAGCCGGCGCCATGA
- a CDS encoding TrbM/KikA/MpfK family conjugal transfer protein, with translation MPPPLLRHTLAVASATLVFSQPAPASTLFEGDTKLACEAILCLSSGSRPSECTPSLQRFFSIRHKKPWETIQARHDFLRLCPSANQDERMRSLVAAMANAAESCQAGPLNARLRERKEVTVCEPQTNTRLPGSLRRDDQELSCTTQTISVIRNTLPQYCKAYFRHAYIEPGDLRPPRYVGVPEKGGRWMD, from the coding sequence ATGCCGCCACCCCTTCTCCGCCACACCCTCGCTGTCGCAAGTGCCACGCTGGTGTTCTCCCAGCCTGCCCCTGCCTCCACCCTGTTCGAAGGCGACACCAAGCTGGCCTGCGAGGCCATCCTGTGCCTGTCCAGCGGATCGCGCCCGAGCGAATGCACGCCTTCGCTGCAGCGCTTTTTCAGCATCCGCCACAAGAAGCCTTGGGAGACCATCCAGGCGCGGCATGATTTTCTGCGCCTGTGTCCCTCCGCCAACCAGGACGAACGCATGCGCTCTCTGGTCGCTGCCATGGCCAATGCCGCAGAGTCCTGCCAGGCAGGACCGCTCAATGCCCGTCTGCGCGAAAGGAAGGAAGTCACCGTATGCGAACCGCAGACCAACACCCGCCTGCCGGGTTCCCTGCGCCGGGACGATCAGGAGCTCAGCTGCACCACACAGACCATCTCGGTAATCCGCAACACCCTGCCGCAATACTGCAAAGCCTACTTCCGGCATGCTTATATCGAACCGGGCGATCTGCGGCCGCCCCGTTACGTGGGCGTGCCAGAAAAAGGCGGCCGCTGGATGGATTAA
- a CDS encoding TrbC/VirB2 family protein encodes MTSTSLATPSPFASGARAGRMLPRLLCLAVCAVFLLLPEMAHAAEDLSDGGKVGEFLGKVKAALVPISVTVVTIAFIFAGYQIAFNHKRITDVAPVLVGAIVIGAAAQLAGWFIS; translated from the coding sequence GTGACTTCCACCTCTCTCGCCACCCCCTCGCCGTTCGCCTCTGGAGCACGTGCCGGCCGCATGCTGCCCCGGCTGCTGTGCCTGGCGGTCTGTGCCGTGTTTCTGCTATTGCCTGAGATGGCCCATGCTGCTGAAGACCTGTCCGATGGCGGCAAGGTGGGTGAATTTCTGGGCAAGGTGAAGGCGGCTCTGGTGCCCATTTCCGTAACGGTGGTGACCATCGCCTTCATCTTTGCCGGCTACCAGATCGCCTTCAACCACAAGCGCATCACCGATGTGGCGCCGGTACTGGTCGGGGCCATCGTGATCGGTGCCGCTGCCCAGCTGGCCGGCTGGTTCATCAGCTGA
- a CDS encoding type IV secretory system conjugative DNA transfer family protein has product MKPAARLSLALLSLPLLFAAGSWAAGQMLYWWFDFQHRQAGWGTWWAYAWLLEHPSYQPHAKAIRLSGASGLGLASLLWLGLLAALWRTPARSTHGDARFASGSHLARAGVFRRSDTGVLIGRHGRRYLRDHGQRAILLAAPTRSGKGVGIVVPVLLDYPGSVVVLDIKHENHALTSGYRRQIGQEVFVFNPFATDGRTHRWNPLRYIPAEPSLRVGELRQIAHMLYPDGDGSGNQQFFIDHARNVFLALALYLFEQHDRAMRLGLATPYPTLGGLHRLASGSPGISPREHFRSMAEEDFLSDASHHAFSGFAGQAEETLSSILGTFHAPLLPWSDPLLDAATSADDFLLTDVRRKRMSIYLCVSPDRLAQAGLIFNLFFSQLISLNTRTLPQQDPTLRHQCLLMLDEFTSIGKIDIIARAVGYMAGYNLRLLTIVQSMAQLDATYGREQARTLATNHATQILFAPREQQDANDYADMLGTTTLRRRQRSSGRETSFTEVEERRALLLPQEIKALGPERQILLIEGMEQPVLARKIRYYRERRFRRRLLPPVQPPCASSAHPRSPGPA; this is encoded by the coding sequence ATGAAGCCGGCCGCCCGCCTCTCCCTCGCACTGCTCAGCCTGCCCCTGCTGTTTGCCGCAGGCAGCTGGGCGGCGGGCCAGATGCTGTACTGGTGGTTCGACTTCCAGCACCGGCAGGCAGGCTGGGGCACCTGGTGGGCCTATGCCTGGCTGCTGGAACACCCCAGCTACCAGCCCCATGCCAAGGCCATCCGACTGTCCGGCGCCAGCGGGCTGGGCCTGGCCTCCCTGCTCTGGCTGGGCCTGCTTGCCGCATTGTGGCGCACACCTGCCCGCAGCACCCACGGCGATGCCCGTTTTGCCAGTGGCTCGCATCTGGCACGCGCCGGCGTCTTCCGTCGCTCCGACACCGGCGTGCTGATCGGACGTCATGGCCGACGCTACCTGCGCGACCACGGACAACGCGCCATCCTGCTGGCTGCACCAACTCGCTCGGGCAAGGGCGTGGGCATTGTGGTTCCAGTGCTGCTCGATTACCCCGGCAGCGTGGTGGTGCTCGACATCAAGCACGAAAACCACGCGCTCACCAGCGGCTACCGCCGGCAGATCGGCCAGGAAGTCTTCGTCTTCAACCCCTTTGCCACGGACGGCCGCACGCATCGCTGGAATCCGCTGCGCTACATCCCGGCCGAGCCTTCCCTGCGCGTGGGCGAATTGCGCCAGATCGCACATATGCTCTATCCGGATGGCGACGGCAGCGGCAACCAGCAGTTTTTCATCGACCATGCGCGCAACGTGTTTCTGGCACTGGCGCTGTACCTGTTCGAACAGCACGACCGCGCCATGCGGCTGGGTTTGGCCACGCCCTACCCCACGCTCGGCGGATTGCATCGCCTTGCATCCGGCTCACCGGGCATCTCGCCCCGGGAACATTTCCGGTCGATGGCCGAGGAGGACTTCCTGTCAGATGCCAGCCACCACGCCTTTTCCGGCTTTGCCGGCCAGGCGGAAGAAACGCTGTCGAGCATCCTGGGCACCTTCCACGCCCCGCTGCTGCCCTGGTCCGATCCGCTGCTCGATGCGGCCACCAGTGCCGACGATTTCCTGCTCACCGACGTGCGCCGCAAGCGCATGTCCATCTACCTGTGCGTGTCACCCGACCGGCTGGCCCAGGCCGGCCTGATTTTCAACCTTTTCTTCTCCCAGCTGATCAGCCTGAACACGCGCACGCTGCCACAGCAGGACCCCACGCTAAGGCACCAGTGCCTGCTGATGCTGGACGAATTCACCAGCATCGGCAAGATTGACATCATCGCCCGCGCCGTAGGCTACATGGCCGGCTACAACCTGCGCCTGCTCACCATCGTGCAGAGCATGGCCCAGCTCGACGCGACCTATGGGCGCGAGCAGGCGCGCACGCTGGCCACCAACCACGCCACGCAAATCCTGTTCGCCCCGCGCGAGCAGCAGGATGCCAACGACTACGCCGACATGCTCGGCACCACCACGCTGCGTCGCCGCCAGCGCAGCAGCGGGCGTGAAACCAGCTTTACCGAAGTGGAAGAGCGCCGCGCCCTGCTGCTGCCCCAGGAGATCAAGGCCCTGGGTCCGGAGCGCCAGATCCTGCTGATCGAAGGCATGGAGCAACCGGTGCTGGCGCGCAAGATCCGCTACTACCGCGAACGCAGATTCAGGCGGCGCCTGTTGCCGCCTGTGCAGCCACCCTGCGCATCCAGTGCGCACCCGCGGTCGCCCGGCCCGGCATAA
- a CDS encoding VirB4 family type IV secretion/conjugal transfer ATPase: protein MFTPDTAISSFIPLSSHVAPEVLKTTAGDYLICWRLEGLPFVGREEWELGHRHATFNRLLQSLRAPDYVNVAFWTHDVRRRSAVQNADQFDEAFNQQLSDAYYAALSEQKVLQNMLYFTLLYRPVVEGRHLVEKSTSITQLQAEQDQAIAKVIELAGHVEAVLHDYAPVRLGMYEADNGTVFSEALEFFSYLLNRSEEPVPVLAAPVYEYLPLSRHLFSARGGDFVVRTPEGRSHYGAVLNIKEYPETTFPGVLNGLKYLDFEYVITQSFTPHSRHAGLRALERTKGMMVSSGDRGVTQIIELDDAMDQLASGNFVLGEYHFTMALYGDSQESLQRQIAETRAELAHAGFVSVKEDLAIAGGFYAQLPGNWRYRPRLANVSSLNFLGLSPLHNFASGKRSQNPWGDCVTVLQTTNRQPYYFNFHATHPGEDSFGEKAIGNTLVIGKSGTGKTALINFLLSQAQKFNPKPTIFFFDKDRGAEIFVRACGGNYLALENGQPTGFNPLQCEATEANTQYLVDLLRLLAGKPHYSAGEEEDMLQAVRAMLDTPLHLRSISNLQKSLPNHGDDSIYARLRKWTRAGALGWVFDNPQDTVDLSAANIIGFDYTDIIDNPEVRTPVIHYLLHRLESLIDGRPLMYVMDEFWKILDGEGGLKEFARNKQKTIRKQNGLGIFATQSPEDALRSDIAAALIEQTATLVLLPNPNADRKDYIDGLKLTESEFKVVTALDERSRCFLVKQGHASAVCQLDLRGMHDELAVISASTDNIAVLHDALQQVQRDLAQDQTMRPEHWLPRFQAQRKGARNSAPSSDTRASEQQAA, encoded by the coding sequence ATGTTCACGCCCGATACCGCCATCAGCAGCTTCATTCCCCTGTCCAGCCATGTGGCTCCCGAGGTGCTCAAGACCACCGCGGGTGACTACCTGATCTGCTGGCGCCTGGAAGGCCTGCCCTTCGTCGGGCGGGAGGAATGGGAGCTGGGCCATCGCCACGCCACCTTCAACCGCCTGTTGCAAAGCCTGCGTGCGCCCGACTACGTCAACGTCGCGTTCTGGACGCACGACGTCCGCCGCCGCAGCGCAGTGCAAAACGCCGACCAGTTCGACGAAGCCTTCAACCAGCAGCTGTCGGATGCCTACTATGCTGCCCTGTCGGAGCAGAAGGTGCTGCAGAACATGCTGTATTTCACCTTGCTGTACCGGCCGGTGGTGGAAGGACGCCATCTGGTGGAAAAGTCCACCAGCATCACGCAGTTGCAGGCCGAGCAGGATCAGGCCATCGCCAAGGTGATCGAACTGGCCGGGCATGTGGAGGCGGTGCTGCACGACTATGCACCCGTCCGTCTCGGTATGTACGAAGCCGACAACGGCACCGTTTTTTCGGAAGCGCTGGAGTTCTTCAGCTACCTGCTGAACCGCAGTGAGGAACCGGTTCCGGTGCTTGCGGCACCGGTGTACGAGTATCTGCCCTTGTCTCGCCATCTGTTCAGTGCGCGCGGCGGCGATTTCGTCGTACGCACGCCGGAGGGGCGCAGCCACTATGGGGCTGTGCTCAATATCAAGGAATATCCGGAAACCACCTTCCCGGGCGTGCTCAACGGCCTGAAGTACCTCGATTTCGAGTACGTCATCACCCAGTCCTTCACCCCGCATTCGCGCCACGCCGGACTGCGCGCGCTGGAACGTACCAAGGGCATGATGGTGTCCTCCGGCGACCGGGGCGTGACTCAGATCATCGAGCTCGACGACGCCATGGACCAGCTCGCCAGCGGCAACTTCGTGCTGGGCGAGTACCACTTCACCATGGCCCTCTATGGCGATAGCCAGGAAAGCCTGCAACGCCAGATCGCCGAAACACGTGCCGAACTGGCGCATGCCGGCTTCGTCTCGGTGAAGGAGGATCTCGCGATTGCCGGCGGCTTTTATGCGCAGCTGCCGGGCAACTGGCGTTACCGGCCACGTTTGGCCAATGTGTCATCGCTCAACTTCCTGGGCCTGAGCCCACTGCACAACTTCGCCAGCGGCAAGCGCAGCCAGAACCCCTGGGGCGATTGCGTGACCGTGCTGCAGACCACCAACCGCCAGCCGTACTACTTCAACTTCCACGCCACCCATCCAGGCGAAGACAGCTTCGGAGAAAAAGCCATCGGCAACACGCTGGTGATCGGCAAATCGGGCACCGGCAAGACAGCGCTGATCAACTTCCTGCTGTCGCAGGCGCAGAAGTTCAACCCCAAGCCCACCATCTTCTTCTTCGACAAGGACCGTGGCGCCGAGATCTTTGTGCGTGCCTGCGGCGGCAACTATCTGGCGCTGGAAAACGGTCAACCCACCGGCTTCAACCCCCTGCAATGCGAGGCGACCGAAGCCAACACGCAGTACTTGGTCGACTTGCTGCGCCTGCTGGCCGGCAAACCCCACTACAGCGCCGGCGAAGAAGAAGACATGCTGCAGGCCGTGCGCGCCATGCTGGACACCCCGTTGCATCTGCGCAGCATTTCCAACCTGCAGAAATCGCTGCCCAACCACGGTGACGACTCCATCTACGCCCGATTGCGCAAGTGGACGCGCGCCGGCGCGCTGGGCTGGGTGTTCGACAACCCGCAGGACACCGTCGATCTTTCGGCTGCAAACATCATTGGCTTTGACTACACCGACATCATCGACAACCCCGAAGTCCGCACCCCGGTCATCCATTACCTGCTGCATCGCCTGGAGAGCCTGATCGACGGCCGACCGCTGATGTACGTGATGGACGAGTTCTGGAAAATCCTGGACGGGGAGGGTGGACTGAAGGAGTTCGCCCGCAACAAGCAAAAGACCATCCGCAAGCAGAACGGCCTTGGCATCTTCGCCACCCAGTCACCCGAAGACGCACTGCGCAGCGATATCGCCGCCGCCCTGATCGAGCAGACCGCCACGCTCGTGCTGCTGCCCAACCCGAATGCCGACCGCAAGGACTACATCGACGGTCTCAAGCTCACGGAAAGCGAATTCAAGGTCGTCACTGCGCTGGACGAACGCAGCCGCTGCTTCCTCGTCAAGCAGGGACACGCCAGTGCCGTGTGCCAACTGGATTTGCGCGGCATGCACGACGAACTGGCCGTGATTTCTGCCTCCACCGACAACATCGCCGTGCTGCATGACGCACTGCAGCAGGTGCAGCGCGACCTTGCGCAAGACCAGACGATGCGGCCCGAGCACTGGCTGCCCCGTTTCCAGGCACAGCGCAAGGGTGCGCGCAATTCCGCACCGTCTTCCGATACGCGTGCTTCGGAACAGCAGGCGGCATGA
- a CDS encoding virB8 family protein: MLRKKKPTGDAVQPLLTAARDFETSLIEQVRRSERRAWRVAMGAGAMSILLAGGYALVMPLKEQVPYLVLADPYRGTSSVARLEAGDTPLSASEAINKSNVAHFVIARESYDWELLNRRDRKVVHAMATGSALKEYQALYTPSHPDNPDTLYGKNASLRVKILSTVLTWGDAAKDGGNIRTPIAASVRFERWVFDKSSGQARLLDTRLATMKVSYDPHLQMNEEGRIENPLGFRVHSYRVDPEAIGTMPVTAPSPALATPAPATTTPEPATPWPTAGQSFPSTTGGAHAGTM; the protein is encoded by the coding sequence ATGCTGCGCAAAAAGAAACCGACGGGCGACGCTGTCCAGCCCTTGCTGACCGCAGCGCGCGACTTCGAAACCAGCCTGATCGAACAGGTGCGCCGCAGCGAGCGGCGTGCCTGGCGCGTGGCCATGGGAGCGGGCGCCATGTCCATCCTGCTTGCGGGCGGTTATGCACTGGTGATGCCGCTGAAGGAGCAAGTACCCTATCTGGTGCTGGCCGACCCCTATCGCGGCACCAGCAGCGTCGCACGGCTGGAGGCGGGCGACACACCACTGAGCGCCAGCGAGGCCATCAACAAGAGCAATGTGGCCCACTTCGTCATCGCGCGCGAATCGTATGACTGGGAGCTGCTGAACCGGCGTGATCGCAAGGTGGTGCACGCCATGGCCACCGGCAGCGCCCTGAAGGAATACCAGGCGCTATACACGCCCAGCCACCCCGACAACCCCGACACGCTCTACGGCAAGAACGCCTCCTTGCGCGTGAAGATCCTCAGCACCGTGCTGACCTGGGGCGATGCGGCCAAGGACGGCGGGAACATCCGCACTCCGATTGCTGCCAGCGTGCGTTTCGAACGCTGGGTTTTCGACAAATCCAGCGGCCAGGCACGCCTGCTCGATACTCGTCTGGCCACCATGAAGGTGAGCTACGACCCGCATCTGCAGATGAACGAGGAAGGCCGCATCGAGAACCCGCTGGGCTTCCGCGTGCACAGCTATCGCGTCGATCCGGAAGCAATCGGAACGATGCCCGTCACCGCCCCCTCTCCCGCACTGGCGACACCGGCGCCTGCCACCACGACCCCAGAGCCGGCAACCCCCTGGCCCACTGCCGGACAATCCTTTCCCAGTACAACAGGAGGTGCACATGCTGGCACCATGTAA
- a CDS encoding lytic transglycosylase domain-containing protein, with the protein MALPMHVMQHVMRVESSFNPYAIGVVGGRLERQPRNLPEAVATARMLEKNGFNFSLGLAQVNRYNLARHGLNSYEKAFSACDNVRAGSRILQECYQRANDWGKALSCYYSGNFVTGFRHGYVQKVMASMARALPPAAGVPAGVQPIPVFRRGTRTPPAAGVAAPVRTSPPRAAVPMPMLSGTASPGAPMPVSVVQPVEPVVLPAAALQATPVAHEPRDGSFVF; encoded by the coding sequence ATGGCCCTGCCCATGCACGTGATGCAGCACGTGATGCGCGTGGAGTCGAGCTTCAACCCTTATGCCATCGGCGTGGTCGGCGGCCGCCTCGAGCGCCAGCCGCGCAACCTGCCCGAGGCGGTGGCCACGGCCAGGATGCTGGAAAAAAACGGCTTCAACTTCTCGCTGGGGCTGGCTCAGGTCAACCGCTACAACCTGGCGCGCCATGGCCTGAACAGCTACGAAAAGGCGTTTTCCGCCTGCGACAACGTGCGCGCCGGCAGCCGCATCCTGCAGGAGTGCTACCAGCGCGCCAATGATTGGGGCAAGGCGTTGAGCTGCTATTACTCCGGCAATTTCGTCACCGGCTTCCGCCATGGCTACGTGCAGAAGGTGATGGCCAGCATGGCCAGAGCGCTGCCGCCCGCCGCGGGGGTGCCCGCGGGAGTGCAGCCGATTCCGGTTTTCCGTCGGGGTACACGGACCCCGCCCGCTGCGGGAGTGGCGGCTCCTGTGCGTACATCGCCACCACGCGCGGCAGTGCCCATGCCCATGCTCTCCGGAACAGCCTCGCCCGGAGCGCCGATGCCGGTGAGTGTTGTCCAGCCAGTAGAGCCTGTCGTTCTCCCGGCGGCAGCTTTGCAGGCAACTCCAGTTGCCCACGAGCCGCGCGACGGCAGCTTTGTTTTCTGA
- a CDS encoding type IV secretion system protein VirB3, with the protein MQRHTLFRGCTRPAMFLGVPYVPFFLGAGVCVLMAAWFNLFWLFALPPVIGAMRLLAKQDEMIFRLLGIRLQFWLKARNRRVHAGMWVFTPNQHRRLP; encoded by the coding sequence ATGCAACGGCATACCCTGTTTCGCGGCTGCACGCGCCCGGCCATGTTCCTGGGCGTGCCCTACGTACCCTTCTTTCTGGGGGCGGGCGTCTGCGTGCTGATGGCCGCCTGGTTCAACCTGTTCTGGTTGTTCGCATTGCCGCCCGTGATTGGCGCCATGCGCCTGCTGGCCAAGCAGGACGAAATGATCTTCCGCCTGCTTGGCATTCGCCTGCAGTTCTGGCTCAAGGCACGCAACCGTCGCGTGCATGCCGGCATGTGGGTGTTCACCCCTAACCAGCACCGTCGCCTCCCCTGA
- a CDS encoding TrbI/VirB10 family protein: MNPTFPMTHAPASLPEDPALQDDPVLHSAPRRKLNRKGLLFLAAIGGVGAVTLAWGMNSLSLFGPGKPARPRSEVVELPADTLMASANTLMPVAAAPQPLPELPPLPPAPTAMPVPLSTPTPAEFSRATSASTASPSPRESLTDQRSNGGPVLQGGGDPAPASVVAQGSVSRNASPDTLMPRGTYIRCVLETRIISDLPGFTSCVVTEPVYSLNGRTLLIDRGAKITGQYKYESNDVARIAVLWERVLTPDGMDVQLSSPGVDGLGAAGHPGHIDRHWGSRIGSALLVSLLGDAVQIASAVHAPAAASNSTTALSPETGVITRQINPYQSRTADTLQSAARHALQGAANRPATVTINQGELVTIYASRDIDFAGVLQP, encoded by the coding sequence ATGAATCCGACTTTTCCCATGACCCATGCTCCTGCGTCCCTGCCAGAGGACCCCGCACTGCAGGACGACCCCGTGCTGCACAGCGCCCCCCGGCGCAAGCTCAACCGCAAGGGCTTGCTGTTTCTTGCGGCCATTGGCGGTGTCGGCGCCGTGACGCTGGCCTGGGGCATGAACAGCCTCTCGCTGTTCGGGCCGGGCAAGCCAGCGCGCCCCCGCTCGGAGGTAGTGGAATTGCCGGCAGACACCCTGATGGCCAGCGCCAACACGCTGATGCCGGTTGCCGCCGCACCGCAACCGCTCCCCGAACTGCCGCCGCTGCCGCCAGCCCCCACAGCCATGCCTGTGCCGCTGAGTACACCGACTCCTGCCGAGTTTTCCCGTGCCACATCCGCATCCACGGCCTCCCCCTCTCCCCGCGAGAGCCTGACCGACCAGCGCAGCAATGGCGGTCCGGTGCTGCAGGGGGGCGGAGACCCCGCACCCGCCAGCGTCGTCGCGCAAGGCAGTGTGAGCCGCAACGCATCGCCCGACACGCTGATGCCGCGGGGCACCTATATCCGCTGCGTGCTCGAAACACGCATCATCAGCGACCTGCCCGGCTTCACCTCCTGCGTGGTGACCGAGCCGGTCTATTCGCTCAATGGACGCACCTTGCTGATCGACCGTGGCGCCAAGATCACCGGGCAGTACAAGTACGAAAGCAATGATGTCGCCCGCATTGCCGTTCTGTGGGAACGCGTGCTCACGCCCGACGGCATGGACGTGCAATTGAGCAGCCCGGGCGTGGACGGACTGGGCGCTGCCGGACATCCCGGCCATATCGACCGCCACTGGGGCAGCCGGATCGGTTCTGCCCTGCTGGTGAGCCTGCTCGGCGATGCCGTGCAGATTGCCAGCGCCGTGCATGCGCCTGCAGCGGCAAGCAACAGCACGACCGCCCTGTCACCCGAAACCGGTGTCATCACACGCCAGATCAACCCGTACCAGTCGCGCACGGCCGACACCCTGCAGAGCGCGGCGCGCCATGCTCTGCAGGGCGCAGCCAACCGTCCCGCCACGGTCACCATCAACCAGGGCGAACTGGTCACGATCTACGCCTCGCGCGACATCGACTTTGCCGGAGTCCTGCAGCCATGA
- a CDS encoding TrbG/VirB9 family P-type conjugative transfer protein, with the protein MLAPCKRRAASRPATLRWLATIALALPACAAQAQAVKSYAYAPDTIYSVHTAPGLATQIEISPSEQVKDFGTGFSSNWDLVRRDNVFYIKPKSPQADTNMYIRTSQRSYLFDLKVIGKRWRTLQEARAAGVHYRVRFSYPGASTAANVSADNAHADAGATQAPEPSSRYDYAASAGSEWLRPARVHDDGRLTYIQLPPGLQIHGGVPAVFGRKTADGEDFIVNSSYRKQQITVHGVYRYLVLRHGDSVLALRRSEP; encoded by the coding sequence ATGCTGGCACCATGTAAGCGCCGCGCTGCTTCCAGGCCCGCCACTCTTCGCTGGCTGGCAACTATTGCCCTGGCACTTCCAGCGTGCGCCGCGCAGGCACAGGCCGTCAAAAGCTACGCCTACGCACCGGACACCATCTACTCCGTGCATACGGCCCCCGGTCTGGCTACCCAGATCGAGATCAGCCCGTCCGAGCAGGTCAAGGATTTCGGCACCGGCTTCAGCTCCAACTGGGATCTGGTGCGGCGCGACAACGTTTTCTACATCAAGCCCAAGAGCCCGCAGGCGGACACGAATATGTACATCCGCACCAGCCAGCGCTCCTACCTGTTCGATCTGAAAGTGATCGGCAAGCGCTGGCGCACGTTGCAGGAAGCGCGCGCTGCGGGCGTGCATTACCGCGTACGTTTCAGCTACCCCGGCGCAAGCACGGCTGCAAACGTGTCGGCCGATAACGCGCATGCCGATGCGGGAGCAACACAAGCACCGGAACCGTCATCCCGCTACGACTATGCAGCCAGCGCCGGTTCCGAATGGCTACGCCCCGCACGGGTGCATGACGATGGCCGCCTGACCTATATCCAGTTGCCGCCAGGCCTGCAGATCCACGGCGGCGTTCCCGCCGTATTCGGGCGCAAGACGGCCGATGGCGAGGATTTCATCGTCAACAGCAGCTACCGCAAACAACAGATCACCGTGCATGGTGTGTACCGCTATCTGGTCCTGCGCCACGGCGACAGCGTACTGGCCCTGCGCAGGAGCGAGCCATGA